From the genome of Papaver somniferum cultivar HN1 chromosome 2, ASM357369v1, whole genome shotgun sequence, one region includes:
- the LOC113349570 gene encoding beta-fructofuranosidase, insoluble isoenzyme CWINV1-like yields the protein MAVISRIHCFIGFCFLLLHYGFQVESSHQVYYTDSEYELLSTATPTFTENQPHKTGFHFQPTKNWINDPNGPMIYKGIYHFFYQYNPTKAVWGDIVWAHATSTDLVNWMHHAYAMYPSEPYDINGCWSGSVTILPGEKPVILYTGKDHQNRQVQNLAVPKNLSDIFLTEWVKIPQNPLLVPTPVNGINASEFRDPTTAWKGHDGRWRMLVGSKRNGHRGLAILYRSKDFIHWTKSQHPLHSATKNGMWECPDFFPVYLNSSKNGVDTSVISSTVKHVLKLSLDDTKHDYYTVGKYLHDKDKYIPDHGSVEGDAGLRYDYGKFYASKTFFDSEKNRRILWGWINESDARGDDVKKGWAGIQAIPRSLWLDKSEKQLVQWPVMEIEKLRKEHVTLGNKELKMGSVLEVSGVTASQVDVEVSFDLKALEKAEIMDPRWVNPQLLCSKKGASVKGSFGPFGFLVLASKNLEEQTAIFFRVFKAPKRFVVLMCSDQSRSSLSESPELDKTTYGAFLDVNPLHEKLSLRSLIDHSVVESFGGEGKVCISARVYPKMAIDNETHLYAFNNGTQSIRISDLNAWTMGKAKII from the exons ATGGCTGTGATATCTAGAATTCATTGCTTCATTGGTTTCTGTTTTCTTTTGCTTcactatggttttcaagttgAATCTTCACACCAAGTTTATTACACCGATTCCGAGTATGAACTTCTCTCTACTGCTACTCCTACTTTTACTGAAAATCAGCCTCATAAAACTGGTTTTCACTTCCAACCAACAAAGAATTGGATAAACG ATCCGAATG GTCCGATGATTTACAAGGGAATTTACCATTTCTTCTACCAATATAATCCAACAAAAGCAGTTTGGGGTGATATAGTGTGGGCTCATGCTACATCGACAGATCTTGTAAATTGGATGCACCATGCTTACGCCATGTACCCATCAGAACCATATGATATAAACGGGTGTTGGTCTGGTTCCGTTACAATTCTTCCCGGAGAAAAACCAGTGATTCTTTACACCGGAAAAGACCACCAAAATCGTCAAGTGCAGAATTTAGCGGTACCCAAAAATCTATCTGACATTTTTCTGACAGAATGGGTGAAAATACCTCAAAATCCTCTACTGGTGCCAACACCCGTTAATGGAATCAATGCAAGTGAATTCAGAGATCCTACAACTGCTTGGAAAGGCCATGATGGGAGATGGAGAATGCTTGTTGGAAGCAAAAGAAATGGGCACCGAGGACTGGCAATTCTATATAGGAGCAAAGATTTCATTCATTGGACTAAATCTCAGCATCCGCTTCATTCAGCGACTAAAAATGGAATGTGGGAGTGTCCggatttcttccctgtttacCTTAACAGTAGTAAAAATGGTGTCGACACTTCTGTGATAAGTTCTACAGTGAAACATGTACTTAAACTCAGTTTAGATGACACGAAACATGACTATTACACGGTCGGGAAGTATTTGCATGACAAGGACAAGTACATTCCTGACCATGGATCTGTTGAAGGTGATGCAGGACTAAGATATGATTATGGGAAATTTTATGCTTCTAAAACATTTTTCGATAGTGAAAAGAATAGAAGGATTTTGTGGGGTTGGATCAACGAATCTGACGCTCGTGGAGATGATGTCAAGAAAGGATGGGCTGGAATTCAG GCAATTCCTCGGAGTCTTTGGCTCGATAAATCTGAAAAGCAGCTGGTGCAATGGCCAGTTATGGAAATTGAAAAGCTGCGTAAAGAGCATGTTACTCTTGGTAATAAAGAGCTTAAAATGGGTTCGGTACTTGAAGTTTCTGGTGTAACAGCCTCTCAA GTGGATGTAGAGGTATCATTTGATCTAAAAGCGTTAGAGAAGGCTGAAATCATGGACCCAAGATGGGTTAATCCACAACTACTTTGTAGTAAAAAGGGAGCATCAGTCAAAGGTAGCTTTGGACCATTTGGTTTCTTAGTTTTGGCATCAAAAAACTTAGAAGAGCAAACAGCTATCTTCTTCAGGGTATTCAAAGCTCCAAAAAGATTTGTGGTTCTCATGTGCAGTGATCAGAGCAG GTCTTCTTTAAGCGAAAGCCCGGAACTAGACAAAACTACATATGGAGCTTTTCTTGATGTGAATCCTCTCCATGAGAAGCTTTCACTAAGGAGCTTG ATAGATCACTCGGTTGTGGAAAGCTTTGGTGGAGAAGGAAAAGTTTGCATAAGTGCAAGAGTGTACCCAAAGATGGCAATTGATAATGAAACTCATCTTTATGCTTTCAATAATGGAACTCAAAGTATCAGAATCTCAGATCTCAACGCTTGGACAATGGGAAAAGCTAAAATTATTTGA